A genomic window from Gossypium hirsutum isolate 1008001.06 chromosome D10, Gossypium_hirsutum_v2.1, whole genome shotgun sequence includes:
- the LOC121202825 gene encoding probable O-methyltransferase 3, whose amino-acid sequence MNIGNANGEDAIEALQAQAHIWRHAFNFVSFMSLKCALDLGILDIIHDHGKPMTITELVAALQMLNPAKACDIYRLMRILVHSDFFARQKLDTDAQEEGYVLTNSSRILLKNNPFCVTPTLKATMDPIITKPWSFLGTWFQNDDHTPFATAYGKTLWDYFTHDPQLKDLINDGLASDSQLVTSVLVDKCKGAFEGLDSLVDVGGGTGTTAKAIADTFPLMECTVFDLPNIVAGLQGSKNLKYVGGNMFEAFPTGDAILLKKVLHDWNDEGCLTILKRCKEAISSQDKVGRKLIIIDMVVRENEQVNDEASSLTKTQLFFDMLMLVLVAGKERREEEWDKLFLAAGFSSFKITPIVGLTSLIEVYP is encoded by the exons ATGAATATAGGCAATGCAAATGGGGAGGATGCTATTGAGGCACTCCAAGCACAAGCTCACATTTGGAGACATGCTTTCAACTTCGTAAGCTTCATGTCTCTAAAATGTGCACTTGATTTAGGCATCCTTGATATCATTCATGATCATGGCAAGCCCATGACTATTACCGAGCTGGTTGCTGCGCTACAGATGCTCAACCCTGCTAAAGCATGCGACATTTATAGGCTCATGCGCATTCTAGTTCACTCGGACTTCTTTGCACGCCAAAAGCTAGACACTGATGCTCAAGAAGAAGGATATGTTCTTACCAACTCTTCTCGTATTTTGCTCAAGAATAATCCCTTCTGCGTAACGCCTACATTGAAGGCTACAATGGATCCTATTATAACAAAGCCTTGGAGTTTTCTAGGGACCTGGTTCCAAAATGATGATCATACTCCATTTGCTACTGCATATGGGAAGACATTGTGGGACTATTTTACCCATGATCCTCAGCTAAAAGATTTGATAAATGATGGCTTAGCTAGTGATTCTCAATTGGTTACTAGTGTTCTAGTTGACAAGTGTAAAGGGGCATTTGAGGGATTGGACTCCCTTGTAGATGTTGGGGGTGGCACAGGAACTACGGCCAAGGCCATTGCTGATACATTTCCACTCATGGAGTGCACTGTGTTTGATCTTCCTAATATTGTTGCTGGCTTGCAAGGGAGTAAGAACTTGAAATATGTTGGAGGCAACATGTTCGAGGCATTTCCAACCGGAGACGCAATTTTATTAAAG AAGGTATTGCACGATTGGAATGATGAAGGATGCTTGACAATTTTGAAGCGATGTAAAGAGGCCATTTCAAGCCAAGACAAGGTAGGAAGAAAGTTGATCATAATTGACATGGTTGTGAGGGAGAATGAGCAAGTGAATGATGAAGCCTCAAGCTTAACTAAAACACAACTCTTTTTCGACATGTTGATGTTGGTATTGGTGGCTGGAAAAGAGAGGCGGGAAGAAGAATGGGATAAACTATTTTTAGCAGCTGGTTTTAGTTCTTTCAAAATTACTCCTATTGTGGGTTTGACATCTCTCATTGAGGTTTACCCCTGA